aatttttatatctaaatcATTCCCTATTGAAACAAGAATATTTCCAGAGCACACAGTTGTACCACTAtcactatcattttttatgataGGTCAACCATGAAATTAGgagtcaaattaaaattaagattatatcatagggaacatgtgtactaagtttgaagttgattggacttcaacttcatcaaaactacCTGGACCAATATCCtgaacctgaagcgggacagatggaCAGATGAACAAATGAATGGGCACACAGACCAAAAAAGATAATGCCGGGGatacaaaaacacaaattcCTTGAAAGtggaaaaatgatgtttttttatgtgCATAGATTTTTAACTATAAGTTGAGTTAATTTGATATTCTCTTATTTTCACTTGCAAACTTAAAACTCAATAATAACAAttagtttttatcatttttattgaatCACAACATATCTGGTATCTGTACATCTGTAAATCCATAAAATGCAATGTCCCCATGATCTACTACTGCCCACTGTATAGGTAAACCATCTGTGTAGTAGTGGTGGAGgtttgttattgtttgtaaatCTGGCAGCGGTTCACAATGtctgtaaatataacaaatcaatcTGTCAATGGACTTATAAATACAAGAGGCTCTTAATAGACTGAATCTCTCACCTGTTACTTTTTGCTTAAATCTTTCAATGACTATTTTTGCCATTTATGCTTTCACTGTATCTATTACAggtataatattttagaaattaaccaaaaacagtataatttcataaaaaaaaacctattcgGTTAGTAACCCTACAATAGGTGGTCCAATTAATCTGAAAACATCATATAAGATAGAATTTGACTTATTCATCACTTTAAATCCTTGTCATGTTTGCTCTAGTTTTTGAGataaactgcatttgacccctatgttctatttttagttacGGTGGCCATGTATGATGATGGATCAAAACTTTCGATACAATCTATAAACCAGTTGCCCTCAGGAACAATCagtaaaaagtttaaatgtcaGAAACAggatgaaaaaaattgtataaaattgcCTTTAGAGGGTAATAACACCTTTAACAAGgagtaaattttaaatttttgtaatataacctttttatatatcttactttgctaaacatttttgctgtttaccgTTCTAGTTTATTTTTCTCTTCAATAAgattcaagataaaaacaaaacaagaatgtgtccatagcaCTATCATTTTTCTACCTTGGACCTTGGagttggggtcaaaactctaattagAAGGATCATGTCAtgaggaacatgtgtactaagtttcaagttgataagacctaaacttcatcaaaacctaccatgaccaaaaactttaacttgaagtGGGACAAACAGATGGAcaaagaaacaaacagacaaaaggACTGATGAACGAACTAACAAAAGTACGGACCAGAagacataatgcccataaatggggcataaaaatgtaaaatttctttaaaattgccTATTGAGTGGCAGCAACCAAATGATAGGTTGTTCGTTGAATggtttgtctgaaaatttcagggttgATAGATCTCCACATTGAACACATtatcccttgtcagatttgctcttaacgCTTTACTTTTTGAGATATAGGTGAAAAACTACATTTGACCCCTATATTCTATATGTGGTCAGGGTcgccatgtttgttgatgggTCAAAACTTTGGATACAATTTGTGAACTAAATACCCATcagaacattcagttaaagtttagaagtattaggcccagtagtttcaggaatagattttttaatgttacaaattgtaaaaaatactGTTCTTAAAGCGAAAATAACTCCTGAAGTGATTCAATCTTTACCTTAGAACACATAGCCTATGATGTGGAAGGCCAGGACTTGACTTCTTAAATTTAGAGTCTGGAAGGTAGACATCATATATAACTTTGTGCTGaaaatctttcaaatttgatgacctaaaacaaaatagtttaatttgaaataatctCCTCCAATTTGTGAATCTTATTGAAGCAATAGAACTTTAAAGTAATACCCTGCCTCAAGAAACACTGGTAATAAAGACtacaatattgtttaaaatatatctgAACTTGGAAGAACAGATAACTGAGAATAAGTTTTAGGTTAATACGTCTGATCTTGAATTTACATTAAATCTtaacatttgaattgtttatacattataaaattatattttatttagactttagttttctgtaaatttattgggACCAGCTGTAAAGCAACAAAATGAATTGTCTTCTATAAGaactaaaatcaaaacttaaagtTAAAGAGATATACAAttggttaaatgttttatttcattatctCCTCACTGTAGTCAGAGGTATGTATAATAGTGGAAACAATAGACTCAGCTGCAGTCCTTTTTATATGACTAACTAAATGCAGAGGACTAATACTTCATAcaattaaatatacaaatattttgtttgagtCGAAAGGAAGATGTGTGTTTGACATCTCTATATAATACAAGAAGACATAGGAaggtgcatatttttttaataaaaaccctttaaaatcactgaaatcaaataaaaattgttttcttgtAAAGACATTTCATCGAGATTGGTGGTTTTCATGAAGCTGCAGATTAACACTTAATGAGGCTGTACAAATTCCTTACACTGAATGATGTTCATTCcaagtgttttgtacataaaacgacattttatgtaaaaaaagtataCTAGTTTGGAATCAATTCTTCCATATTCTTTAAGCAAAAATGTTCCCTCATTTCAAATTCTCGTAAATTCCGTTAACTTCCTCTGATTTTGACACGGTTTTCAACAAAAGGAAGCGCCATGTTTACACTTTCATCCAGGTATTCAGCAAAGAAAAATAACTCATGTTTGCCCCGTTTTGTGCAGGAAATAACAAAGGTATTCTGATTTCGGTAAAACAGGACTCATTGTCAGCTGCTGTCTGAAGAGTGAATCCCGATAAAACAAGGACTCATCGACAAAAGGGTTAAAAAAGCCATATAAGCAAATGATAAggtcaatattttcaattggGAAAAGTTCTGCCAAAATCACACagatttaatattaaaataacaaataaacaagttGATTCTCTGAAGAAAAATCTGTGCAATTTTGATTGAATTATGTCAATGCATCTCCATGAAGTTAAGGATTAATCAAGTCTTATGCATCTATGACAAAGAAAGACAACAGAAAAGAGCATTATGTGTGCCCAAGTTTACCCCATAACTTACATCTGTGAGGTAACTGATAAATTCTTGACAACTTGTAACTTCTCAATGACTGAATCTGAAAAATAAACCATACAACTTaagtattaataaaaataatttcttacaGTTAAGACACTGAAGGAAAATTTTTGAACCTAGATATATGGCATATAATGTCATTACTTTAAACTAACTGAATATTTATTGTACCTaaaatgtaaagttttaaatcatattgTAAGATTTACTATCAAAAAGATCGTTACATAGAACATATTTTAAGTATACCAACCTAAACTTGAACAATAACATGGTTTCACTAatggagttatttcccctttccACAAATGTGACACAGGTGTAACTTCCTCCtgattttctaataactttacTTTTTCTTTGTACTCTTTCCAGTTTTTAGAGTTGACTGGTTTCTTTTTCCATTGTGAGGGATCAATAGAATATTCTAAGTTAAAATTTTCTTCATCTTTCTTATGTTTATTTGAAGTCAAATTAagattatatttttctgaatcaAAAGTACAGTTATCTGGTAACTGAACACCATGTGGAAATAACTGTTGGCTTTTgtagtattttgttaaatgtaaaacCTTGTCTTTTCCTATATCTGGAAATACTATCTCAGAAAAATTCCACTCTGGAGGTAgatttgtcaatttatttttcatagaacTACAAGATGGCTGTGAAAACCTGACACTTATATCTGAATCTAAACTTTTCTGTCTTGATTTCATTGTGTAAGAGAAATAGTTTACTGATGAATCCCCATCATTCTCACATAAACCTGTATTATTATCCTGAAACGCACCAAACGAGTTTAACTtagtatattttgtttcttggtTTGCTTTAATTCCTTGTTCCTTGTTAAGTTGTTCAGTTTGATctgtaaaatcattatttatctcCATTCCATCAATTGGACTGGTTTCCTGAACAGATTCCATAAAACTGGTTAGCTCCATTGATTCATCTATACTGGTTTCCTCAGCTACTTCCATATCACAAGTTTCCTCAGATGGTTTTAATTCTTGAACTGAATTACTTTGTTTaagtttctttatttctttattttcattttcttttctattttttcttttcttatctTTCCTTTTATCTGATTTCAAATGCTGATCaagtttaattttcttttcatacTCTGTGACATTCAACCTAATAGAAGGGAGAAAAACACAAACCATGTAATAATATCTTTCTAGGCTTATTTCTATTATGGAATCAAGACTTAAGAAGTTAGATCAAACATCCATGCTATATATACATCAACAgagtaatctttttaaaaactaCTTTAagaattgcaataatttcttttCTGAGGCTAATTTCTTAATATGATCATAGTTTATAAAAGGCCCCCAACTAGGGCTAAGACAGAAACTTTTTGGGTAAAAAATTCCTCATTTAGACAAGGAAAGATGATGTCTTTCCCAAACTACTGCAACTTTTGGAGGGTATAGCTATTGCATGAATTCTGGGCCAAATGTTCAGAACCAATGTAAAAAATTGGAACATTCATCACATTATAGTCCCATGTAGTCAAAATCATTAGATATTCATAATTTTGGGTTTGACTTTCATAGCATGAATTGGGCGAGGAATTATATAGATGTATGCATTACCACAGCTTTATACCAAaccaatatatttatttttgtgatataatattaacaatttaCCTTCCTTGATGTCTAACAAGTACATATCCCAATCTTCTAAGATGTGTATAGACTTGGTACTGTTCTAATGTAACCTCAGTACTGAAGAAACATTGGTATGCCTGCTGTATACTCAGTGGTAATCCTTTATACATTACTTCCATGGTATTCTGAAAGAACAgtttataaaacacataaataacatttttaatcaaTGACCACAGTAGCACATAAAAGAGATTCCACAATACATGACattatcatatacttgtataaaatatcactaaaattttacagttcaataacatttgaaaatatcaaaaggctATGAAAGGATTACTAGGTTTATTGACCAGATTCTTAAGAATTTCCATACAGGCTGATAAAGGTACCTTTATTGACTGCTTCCGgaatgttatcacatgcctttccgttaaTTTCCGTGACGTTTATCACATGCAACTTCGTGCACTTCCGGAAATTTGATGGAAACAACAGAACGTGAAAAACGGCACTGAGTGATAAGACTTTTCCCAAAATAGTTGAGGAGCAAAAATGAATTAAGTTAAACTTGTTTTGAAAGACATAAATGAGGTGACAATATTATtgaagaacataaaaaaaacaaataaaatgcttttttttatcaataaaacaattaaagtaaagaatttgttttggttgtctgtaaatattttctgaaagtgcaaagacaaacaaaattaaattttaatagttcTTGTCTGTATATCTTCTgctgaagtatatgataaaaagataattgcatgtcatttttcatatccgACCCTTTATCGGCCCTCGTTCATGATATCAGCCCTCAAGCCTGCGGCTCTTGGACTGACACAACCTTTGGCCGATAAAgggtttgatatgaaaaatgccatgtaataatctatacttATCAATACTGACCACTGTATCAGAAAgagatattatacaaatatagcctttgtatgaggtcgatacaaggatatattgacctgaaagaagtatattgactgaggacgaagtcagaggtcgatatacttctttgggttgatatatcctgtattgacctcatacaaaggctatatttgttatattattaatttccgaccatatttgtatcaaaatcgtcatttaggtttgttggaattttatagatattacatTGTCTCCAtgaaaataacaacatattagttttttttatatcttatgtattcgaagatttttttcatcaaataatcgATCACAAATATAATGTGtttcaaaacgttaaacaatatcctgaaattcattacatgacgtcacaaataatatcggtttttagatattctaaaaataaccgtgcgatatgctttttgcaggtcaatatgctttttgctatcggccgttttctctctaccttcgaaaatatagtttaacatgtgactatccctaaacgaatcaaatttgctaaaatatacgaattaataatattatgcAATACATGACTTATCCATACTGACCACTGTATTAGAAATAGAATTTCAAATGATTATATGTTACATGACTTATTTCTGTAGACCACTGTTTCAGAAAAAGTTATAACAATACTCatgacattttcaatttatattatcAACCTACTGTTTCCATTAGAAATAGTGCTTCCTCTGGGTAAAGCCATTTTCTGCTTTTGTCTACAAAACCCATGTACACCCAGAATTTACcctgaaaaaacaaatgtgaatcttttttcaaatagttaTGATATTGGTTAATTCTAAATTGGTTGAAAAGGTaatatatacaatgttattGTTGTCTCAGAATGTTGATGTGGTTTTACATAGAAACATTGGATGAGTATTGATtgaaataatgtgaatacaatatatgtattgTTGTAATTGGCTGTTTCCTAGCTTGCAGTAACTGCAAGTATCCTTATAAAGATTCTTTAGGGgttatttttgactttttattttatttgttacttcTTGGGTCTTCTTTCTGATCAATTTAGAAAAGATTAAATTATTACGGCTCattgaaaatattatgtttttggttatatttcattgtatttttcatataactcTATCCAACATGATatctttgggtttttttaaaagtgttgttTTGGTTGCTGACTCCTTGATTATGTTGTAGTATACCCTTAATTTTTAGTATGAATCTTACCAATTCTTTGTGAAGTTGAACCAACTTTTTCTCAGGATCCCAGTCTCCAGTAACTAAGTTGCCACTGTAAAAAGTCAAATCAATATATATTCTGCAGTGTTTGTTAATTCtgatattgttttgttcattttatcctttaaaattatttttttaaatagctacatgaattcattattatttccaTACTGTATACTGTCAAATCAgagattattgcatgcatttattatggcgattttgtcattttaaatgcAATTTGAATATTTGCGATATTTAGAATATATTCAATATGGAGTTTAAATTATTAAGGTTATAAGTGTATAACCCTGgcacattttttgcaataataaaacatcgcaataatttctcaATTTACAGTATGACAAAACAGTTACATGTATCTAGAGAATTCATCCTCCTGATCCAAGTTACTCTTGTattaatatcatatatttttttttatcatataatgtTTTTCTGTTACAAATCACAATGTTATGTTCTGTGTGTATACATGTCATGCTGTCCCCAAAAAAGATATCTCCTCACATCAAGTGCTTTACATTAGTTGTTATGTTACAAAATTCATGCTATTTCATGACtgatgaatttacagtataagaTAACAAGATGTAGTACTATTACCAAAGAGACATCTTTCTGCCAGggaacaaatgacaaaacaggTTAGAAACTTTCTGGAAAACTGTGTTATAGAAAATTTCAGTTATTACTTAAAGAAAAGTCTATTATGATTAATTAATTAGCATTTTTCTCAAGAagaaattctgttttttttgtgtaacatTATTTGAACAAATCGAAATATAATAGATAGGATAACTGCCCAATCTGAACTCCAAGATATGAAAAATTTcatttaacatatataaattcaaaCTGTTacgtttttattctttttttgttttttccaaacaaaattaaaaatgtacacCGTACTATCAATTCTCTtacatgttttcatttaatacactgatttaaattttatctcAATATACATCATAAGTAATGATAAGGAATGCATTCAGTGGTGTCCtacattttcattatattatttacatataaCATTAACGCTCAAAAAGTAACATTTATCTGTTTCCTATCTTACTATCTTTCTACTCGTTGTTCAGAAAGCAGTTCAAGTCTTTCTTCATAAAACTTCTCTAATTTTTTGGTCTGCAGCCAACTACCATCAGGTTCAAAATCCTTACAGCCACCAACAGCTGGTAAgaatttgtctgtttgttttctgtatttaaataattcaggtgcactaaaaaatataatccaTTGGTCAAACATATGTTTCAACTtctggtccgagtacacagttatcgtcctttgattttcgttgttcacgaatatagtccttaatgtggacagtgtgttacttgccaatttttgttataccccttccaaatttaattctccatgttttatgcctcatatagcaagttggggggtgaaatgacactgtaaaaaaatttgggtcataaatatttaggtaaagtagtgattaggtccagctgaaaaaggtcaaaatttaGCACTTCgtaagctgtcaaaagatttcaagacccccttaacacaaaattgtccatattttgagttagagctgatgaagttttctataattttgatataatttgtcccaaaagtagtacaacacactgtaaaaatgttattgagaaagtgcaggtgggattttttttatttacatttattgtctgaaagaaatgcactacgaaataactgtgtactcggacctaagaggtgaaatcaggaaatatagaatctgtactttggcaacttccctgaatgatttgatggtgtcaatttgtcaaaaagcataaaactaaaggatttaaacttttatttgatagaatttctgcaaaaattaccaattttggcattatatggtcaaaataagcatttcatagctttttcaattttgatgcataagtggcattttgactttctatctgacatgttttcatgtgtcaatttttgtgtttctatgatttaatccagttgtattactcatttgtgaactctgaatttacagaaaagaagattatctcagacaatatgagcaaagtgtgttgtataaatgaccctcatctaacgccctgtttggattaagttaaatgtgaggagcatggtacataaaagttgaagtccataataaagacctcactaaatttgtataaaaagcacttaacaatgtcttttgtacctgtttcatttcacataatatctttctttacctctgtaggataccatgtggttcaaatataagcctgttgagactaaaattgcatgcaagtatttcactaaaaagtgaaaaatctttgtatcagaccatactgtctgctcaaaaagttgaatgtaagaggctttttgtgctcagattcattgtatcatgtcacctgagtatagaaatgatagaaaagacacaattttttatttcctatagcttcaatatgcatttttaaatgtaaatatgtgctactgcctaaattgaccctaaattattgttagtcatacttggcctaagacccttttaaactaatatgatatgttatttgtaagttttctttccatttaaagtacattaagtacatatgtaagaatcatttataatcaaaaagcttcacaaatttaaaattgctggaaaatattacatcttcatgtaaggctccccttcattggaaaacctccatttttaggcacaggctcatataaatttgacttttgaaaaattatgctaagtctgatatataaaatgagtactctattgccttaaatacatgatgtattatatattaaggcattgtaaaagtatttttttgcaatattttaattttaaaagccccaaatgttgatagttgaaatttctcaattttaacgtccaaatttaacacgtaaagttgaatatagaattaatcatagtgtctataatatatgttctattgctatgaaactttgtaagcagtcttataatatattaggcttgtgtcataccaagttttataaagattggtcaactttttctatcctattaggtccgagtacacagttatcgtcctttgattttcgttgttcacgaatatagtccttaatgtggacagtgtgttacttgccaatttttgttataccccttccaaatttaattctccatgttttatgcctcatatagaaagttggggggtgaaatgacactgtaaaaaaatttgggtcataaatatttaggtaaagtagtgattaggtccagctgaaaaaggtcaaaatttagtacttcggaagctgtcaaaagatttcaagacccccttaacacaaaattgtccatattttgagttagagctgatgaagttttctataattttgatataatttgtcccaaaagtagtacaacacactgtaaaaatgtaattgagaaagcgcaggtgggattttttttatttacatttattgtctgaaagaaatgcactacgaaataactgtgtactcggaccataTGAACAAGGACCATTACTCTGCACAAAATTATCAGACCgaaacaaaatttgaacttgatctataacttatcattataaaactttttacatattttaaaatcaatatcttcaagcatgaccAATACAGGTTAAGACAAggggctgtcacaacgacagcaaaccagatttattaacatttattggtgtcctggcaatatcacaataaCCACAACTGATGAACTGTAAAactgaaaattgtcaatatcaaatttgacctccattttgtcatcagtatcaacatattaaaatttgaaaagcttttgTTAAACAGTTAATTGGTAAATgcatggacacgactggaaaagCCATTTTTCTATCTTTCAAGAACGGTAAAAGGcaaagtcgtcattattgaacttgaccttcattttgttgtcagtaacaacatataaaaattttaaaagctttggttgaatggttcatgagtaaatgcacagACAACAGTTGGTTGCCGACCCCCCGACCAACCACCCAGCAGCCCAACCGCCTAGTCGCTGTatatccccaaatcaataactgaaatttttgtcacaaaaatccagttaaaaaatgattatttgagTGATCATTTTCAAGTCCAAGAACCACAACTCTGTACAAAATCATCAGACCAGATCAAGATTCAAAGTAACTTGAACTGTATCTTATCATGATAAATTTATATACcaattataaaatcaatatctccaatcatgacaaaaaaaaagtgtaagaAAACTGATTTGCCAGACAGATATTGTCGGTAGGAGACTTACAATGGGGGAggtaatacaaaatatacaatgtatgtcaaATAAAACAGAAACCAAATGGCATAAAGCATTTGTCTACATGGTCaacataataattatttttaacgCACTCAAAACATTCCCGTCTGTGAATGATCACattatcttatatttatatgtttcaacCCTCTACTTGACCAATGGAATAACAATACAGCAAACCAGGTTCTATAACACTTTAACAGTTTCAGCACGAAAGGCCCATAACTCCTGAAAGGCGAgagtaaaattttcaatatcaaaccaAAATTTAGAAAAGCATTGGCTGCATGGTTCTCAAACTAATGCacaaatacatcataaagtgttattttcatatcaatcaagGACCATAACTCATGAAGcaaatttgtacatgtatacctgTTTACcagattattttatttgcaagtttaaaaataaaattgggaaaaaatttgCCTAACGAAGTTAATTCATTAATCCACTTATAGAACTGAGAGGAGATCATTAGATTGAGGTTGTCCTGTCAGTTCCATTGCACTGAACAAACTCAATCTAATAGTGACTTAGCCCTTCTAGCATGGAACATTGTGAGATCAGAATTAAGGGGAAATCAGTTGGAATAAGACAAACTTACTGTTGGTAACtcttttgattgattgattcacTTTCTTAAGGCCTTACATGTAGAAtggttttaacaaaatattcaatttattcaatcccttttttttttttattttttacaaaacagaatgtatatgtacatgtaggactctaaagtgtGATGGTTTTACTCTAGTCTCTACACTAACATGCAATGGTGTTTCACGCTAAAATGTGATGGTTGTTTGTTTGCTAAAGTACAATGGAATATACTGAGCTGACAAAGAACAGTTAGGATTAAACTAAGTAAGTCATGACCATTTGGTTTAAAGTTGTTAATCAAATATTCTACACtatgtcaatttttttgtttgtataaacgaTTGTTCACGTCATaatccatatattttttattatgtctcTACTTTCACTGACCATTACACTTCAGCTTGTGTAGGCATCATACTGTGG
The genomic region above belongs to Mytilus trossulus isolate FHL-02 chromosome 7, PNRI_Mtr1.1.1.hap1, whole genome shotgun sequence and contains:
- the LOC134725732 gene encoding tRNA-splicing endonuclease subunit Sen54-like, producing the protein MTNNARMEQNIERRKSNLHNCEVLISAPELFKYRKQTDKFLPAVGGCKDFEPDGSWLQTKKLEKFYEERLELLSEQRVERYGNLVTGDWDPEKKLVQLHKELGKFWVYMGFVDKSRKWLYPEEALFLMETNTMEVMYKGLPLSIQQAYQCFFSTEVTLEQYQVYTHLRRLGYVLVRHQGRLNVTEYEKKIKLDQHLKSDKRKDKKRKNRKENENKEIKKLKQSNSVQELKPSEETCDMEVAEETSIDESMELTSFMESVQETSPIDGMEINNDFTDQTEQLNKEQGIKANQETKYTKLNSFGAFQDNNTGLCENDGDSSVNYFSYTMKSRQKSLDSDISVRFSQPSCSSMKNKLTNLPPEWNFSEIVFPDIGKDKVLHLTKYYKSQQLFPHGVQLPDNCTFDSEKYNLNLTSNKHKKDEENFNLEYSIDPSQWKKKPVNSKNWKEYKEKVKLLENQEEVTPVSHLWKGEITPLVKPCYCSSLDSVIEKLQVVKNLSVTSQMSSNLKDFQHKVIYDVYLPDSKFKKSSPGLPHHRLCVLRHCEPLPDLQTITNLHHYYTDGLPIQWAVVDHGDIAFYGFTDVQIPDML